In one Anaerolineae bacterium genomic region, the following are encoded:
- a CDS encoding N-acetylmuramoyl-L-alanine amidase — protein MFGLNIDPRNAKGNPTPTELRELGVEMVRFTYADPGSGDRLDPAQLQFYRERVRAYRQAGIESLLILNYETYPHKPDPNAGEGEWDAYIDRLARRCGQIAGEFLAWQPAFQIWNEPDHPVHPGYAPTIREAVFGRMLRQANQAIKAVNGNLFVVAGGLAKGDPGWLERVVQAVGGNLPVDAIAVHPYGQRPARDWPRPDWFFGYVGDLLNKYYQVGGQRPIWITEMGVKEEDLGHNRDLVAEFLRRYYRLITTYYSNKVQQLIWFCYSDGMVAPFGLLDSAGTRKPAYQAYREVAPKRLQPVTPSLPVGPPVITPPVTPSPLPPPPPPIFPGSLVSPAGGAPPAISEEALGQLIQQAAVWQAQAQQLQNQVAQFQSQLQQLLNQQLQNQPGLRPPETGEPSVPPPPGLGMPPIQNITNQLKRDPNRQFPARPLSQIRRIIIHHTAIAPTIGAERIAEHRVDKQGWPGIGYHYFITPNGLIQQTNELTTQAKHAGAYDPVAIGICFAGDFTEATPSPAQIEAGAQLIAWLMVQFGLAMAAVNGYKELANTQSPGLQWDSGARWGDRLKARVQGYVESRN, from the coding sequence GCGGGCCTATCGGCAAGCCGGTATTGAGTCTTTGCTTATTTTAAACTATGAAACCTATCCCCACAAGCCCGACCCCAACGCGGGAGAGGGGGAATGGGATGCTTATATTGACCGGCTGGCCCGTCGTTGCGGGCAGATTGCCGGGGAGTTTCTGGCCTGGCAACCGGCCTTTCAAATCTGGAACGAGCCGGACCATCCGGTTCACCCCGGTTACGCTCCCACCATCCGCGAGGCGGTATTTGGCCGAATGTTGCGCCAGGCCAACCAGGCCATCAAGGCTGTTAATGGCAATCTGTTTGTGGTGGCCGGGGGATTGGCCAAGGGCGATCCCGGTTGGCTGGAGCGCGTGGTCCAGGCGGTGGGGGGCAACTTGCCCGTTGACGCCATTGCCGTTCATCCTTATGGCCAGCGTCCGGCCCGCGATTGGCCCAGGCCGGATTGGTTTTTTGGGTATGTAGGGGATTTGCTGAACAAATATTACCAGGTGGGCGGCCAGCGGCCCATCTGGATCACCGAAATGGGGGTCAAAGAAGAAGACCTGGGTCACAACCGGGATTTGGTGGCCGAGTTTCTGCGTCGTTATTATCGCCTTATCACCACCTACTATAGTAACAAGGTGCAGCAATTGATCTGGTTTTGTTATAGCGATGGGATGGTGGCGCCTTTTGGCTTGCTTGACAGCGCGGGCACGCGCAAGCCGGCCTATCAAGCCTACCGTGAGGTTGCCCCCAAACGGTTACAACCGGTTACACCTTCATTGCCGGTCGGCCCGCCGGTTATTACCCCCCCCGTTACGCCTTCGCCGCTGCCTCCCCCGCCGCCTCCTATTTTTCCGGGTTCGCTGGTCAGCCCTGCCGGGGGCGCTCCGCCCGCGATTAGCGAGGAGGCGTTAGGACAACTCATACAGCAAGCTGCGGTGTGGCAAGCGCAAGCGCAGCAGTTACAAAATCAAGTAGCTCAATTCCAGAGCCAATTGCAGCAGTTGCTCAATCAGCAATTACAGAATCAGCCAGGGCTGCGGCCACCAGAAACCGGAGAACCGTCTGTTCCCCCTCCGCCGGGCCTGGGTATGCCCCCCATCCAAAATATCACCAACCAACTCAAACGCGACCCTAACCGGCAATTTCCTGCCCGTCCTTTAAGCCAAATCCGGCGGATTATTATTCATCACACTGCCATTGCCCCCACAATTGGGGCCGAGCGTATTGCCGAACACCGGGTAGATAAGCAGGGCTGGCCGGGTATTGGCTACCATTATTTTATCACGCCCAATGGCCTGATTCAGCAAACCAACGAATTGACCACGCAGGCCAAACATGCCGGCGCTTACGACCCTGTGGCCATCGGCATCTGTTTTGCCGGAGATTTTACCGAGGCCACACCCTCGCCGGCCCAGATTGAGGCCGGGGCGCAGTTGATTGCCTGGCTCATGGTTCAATTTGGTTTGGCCATGGCCGCTGTGAACGGTTACAAAGAATTGGCCAACACCCAAAGTCCCGGTTTGCAGTGGGATAGCGGGGCCAGGTGGGGAGATCGGCTTAAGGCGCGAGTTCAAGGATATGTAGAAAGCAGAAATTAG
- a CDS encoding alpha-glucosidase/alpha-galactosidase has product MNPMPKITFIGAGSTVFAKNLMGDILSYPELANATISLHDINEKRLRESEGVAHWIADKLQVNPTFQVTTDRRAALDGADYAISMFQIAGYKPGTVIDFEIPKKYGLRQTIADTLGIGGIMRGLRTIPVLLDMCRDMEELCPDVTFLNYVNPMAMLCWAVSRVSKIKTVGLCHSVQGTAWELSHDIGVPIEEINYLCAGINHMAFYLKFERNGENLYPLVQKVADEGRVPDYNRVRYEMFKRLGYFVTESSEHFSEYTPWFIKRDRPDLIEKFNIPLDEYLGRCEIQIKAWDYAQEIQGNPGAYSEAELRRRLEGITVMPGAIEWTVGAFKEMDQITRSHEYGSGIIHSLETGQPRVVYGNVPNTGLIDNLPQGCCVEVPCLVNKNGIQPVKIGALPPHLAALMQTNINVQALTVEAALTQKREHIYHAAMLDPHTGAELDLEQIWNLVDELIEAHGDWLPPYH; this is encoded by the coding sequence ATAAACCCCATGCCCAAAATCACCTTTATCGGTGCCGGCAGCACCGTATTTGCCAAAAACCTGATGGGCGATATTCTCAGTTACCCGGAATTGGCTAACGCCACCATCAGCCTGCACGATATTAATGAGAAACGCTTGCGGGAATCTGAGGGGGTGGCGCACTGGATTGCCGACAAGCTCCAGGTCAATCCTACTTTTCAAGTGACCACCGACCGGCGCGCCGCACTTGATGGCGCCGATTACGCGATTAGTATGTTCCAGATAGCGGGCTACAAACCCGGCACCGTAATTGACTTTGAAATCCCCAAAAAATATGGCCTGCGCCAGACCATTGCCGATACCCTGGGCATCGGCGGGATTATGCGCGGACTGCGCACCATCCCTGTTCTGCTGGACATGTGCCGGGATATGGAAGAACTCTGCCCGGACGTAACTTTTTTGAATTACGTCAACCCGATGGCCATGCTCTGCTGGGCCGTCAGCCGGGTCAGCAAGATTAAAACCGTGGGCCTATGCCACAGCGTGCAAGGCACGGCCTGGGAATTATCCCATGATATTGGTGTGCCCATTGAAGAGATCAATTACCTTTGCGCGGGCATCAACCACATGGCCTTTTACCTGAAATTTGAGCGTAACGGCGAGAACCTGTACCCCCTGGTTCAGAAGGTGGCCGATGAAGGTCGCGTGCCGGATTACAACCGTGTTCGCTACGAGATGTTCAAGCGGCTGGGCTACTTTGTCACCGAATCCAGCGAGCACTTCAGCGAATACACGCCCTGGTTCATCAAACGAGATCGGCCTGACCTGATTGAAAAGTTCAACATTCCCCTGGATGAATACCTGGGCCGCTGCGAAATACAGATAAAGGCCTGGGATTATGCTCAGGAAATCCAGGGCAACCCCGGCGCTTATTCGGAAGCGGAACTTCGCCGCCGCCTAGAAGGAATCACCGTCATGCCAGGGGCCATCGAGTGGACGGTCGGCGCATTTAAGGAGATGGACCAAATCACCCGCAGCCACGAGTACGGCTCGGGCATCATTCACAGCCTTGAAACCGGCCAACCGCGCGTGGTTTATGGCAACGTGCCCAACACCGGCCTGATTGACAACCTGCCCCAAGGCTGTTGCGTAGAAGTGCCCTGCCTGGTAAACAAAAACGGCATCCAGCCGGTCAAAATTGGCGCCCTGCCGCCCCACCTGGCCGCCTTGATGCAAACCAATATCAACGTGCAGGCGCTCACGGTGGAAGCCGCGCTCACCCAAAAACGGGAACATATTTACCACGCCGCCATGCTCGACCCACACACCGGAGCCGAACTCGACCTGGAACAAATCTGGAATCTGGTAGACGAACTGATTGAGGCTCACGGTGATTGGCTGCCGCCATATCACTAA